The following are encoded together in the Xiphophorus hellerii strain 12219 chromosome 3, Xiphophorus_hellerii-4.1, whole genome shotgun sequence genome:
- the fam110d gene encoding protein FAM110B, translating into MKPLTPIGSPSPLRLLNKGPDYLRRQIDGGSHGRSVSAVERLEADKAKYVKSQQVINTKQEPVLVPCATPPPQPRRAISVPGSLTPRSSPRRSSNTPFSTLSGSFTSKDENENDDARKENRRTSIDIKTHNRSNVSKVMPPSPRTPGINSLVAPHSAPVLRRSTGKRMLRPDSLLIYRQKKECKSPNSSTLGENNNMELKGYSFVRRLFQGSMREKSGGGERVQKMVIGDEKAPSRDGDSRMSWTNDKDVTDGGPMSRRSSKTDQERTPESIQSPGFNCTLENTKNGFINGATDQINIRHDDESDPWKRASPMPQRRQFGELQRSKSDLRLRCSVALSEQEHFFDFCGLDMDMIERLGRENFLSYASSIDTLSLALRSVGGDGCGGSEPSEFSRHSGDGLFQEELAEQLPTGVSIIERNARVIKWLYGCKNAAQEGPKESTV; encoded by the coding sequence ATGAAACCCCTCACTCCAATCGGGTCCCCCTCTCCTCTGAGGCTGCTCAACAAGGGTCCAGATTACCTGCGCAGGCAGATCGACGGTGGGAGTCACGGCCGTTCGGTCAGCGCTGTGGAGAGGCTTGAGGCCGACAAAGCCAAATATGTCAAGAGTCAGCAGGTGATCAACACCAAACAAGAACCTGTGCTTGTGCCCTGTGCCACGCCTCCACCGCAGCCTCGGAGAGCCATCTCTGTACCTGGCAGCTTGACCCCTCGTTCTTCCCCGCGACGGTCATCCAACACCCCCTTCTCTACTCTCTCTGGCTCCTTCACCTCAAAAGAcgaaaatgaaaatgatgatgCCAGAAAGGAGAACAGACGGACTTCTATTGAcatcaaaacacacaacagGAGCAACGTGAGCAAAGTTATGCCTCCAAGCCCCAGGACGCCTGGAATTAACAGCCTGGTAGCGCCACACAGTGCCCCAGTTCTCAGAAGGAGTACAGGCAAGCGCATGCTCAGGCCAGACTCCCTGTTAATATACAGGCAGAAGAAAGAGTGCAAAAGTCCTAACAGCTCCACACTGGGAGAGAACAATAACATGGAGTTGAAGGGATATAGTTTTGTACGTCGCCTCTTCCAGGGTTCAATGAGAGAAAAGAGTGGCGGAGGAGAACGAGTTCAGAAGATGGTGATAGGTGATGAGAAAGCACCTTCTCGGGATGGGGACTCTAGAATGTCTTGGACCAATGACAAAGATGTTACAGATGGAGGACCAATGAGTCGAAGGTCAAGCAAGACGGACCAAGAACGCACCCCAGAGTCTATCCAAAGTCCAGGTTTTAACTGCAcattagaaaacacaaaaaatggttttattaatGGTGCCACTGACCAAATAAACATTAGGCATGATGATGAGAGTGATCCATGGAAGCGTGCCTCCCCGATGCCACAGAGAAGGCAGTTTGGAGAACTGCAGCGCTCCAAGTCAGACCTGCGTTTGCGCTGTTCGGTAGCTTTGTCGGAGCAGGAACATTTCTTTGACTTCTGTGGACTGGACATGGACATGATAGAGCGCCTGGGCCGGGAGAACTTCCTCTCTTATGCCAGCTCAATAGACACGCTTTCCTTGGCTCTGCGGAGCGTAGGAGGAGACGGCTGTGGTGGCTCAGAGCCCAGCGAGTTTTCCCGCCACTCAGGAGATGGACTGTTTCAGGAAGAACTGGCAGAGCAGCTTCCCACTGGCGTGTCCATCATCGAGAGAAATGCCCGCGTCATTAAGTGGCTGTATGGGTGCAAGAATGCAGCTCAGGAAGGACCCAAAGAGTCAACTGTATAG